The genomic DNA CAAAAGACCCCGACGCTCTGGGCATTGGCGCGCACACAGACATCGAGGCTTTCACAATCCTGTGCCAGGGAAGTCAACCCGCATTGCAGATACTGAATGTGCATGGGCAGTGGATAGAGGCGCCGCCTATCCCAGGCACATTTGTTGTGAATATCGGCGATATGTTGGCAAGGTGGAGCAACGACGTCTTCATCTCGACAGTGCATCGGGTGCACAATTGCACAGGTCAGGAGCGATACTCTGtgccattcttcttcggcccAAGCTATAACACCATGCTCCGCACGTTGCCCACCTGTGTGCCAGAGGGCGAGACAGCAGGATATCAGCCCATCCTCGCAGGAGACTATGTTTGGAAGAGGTTGGCGCAGAGCAGACTGACCGAAGCTGAGCAGCAAACCTTCGCTTAGTTTCGCGAGGCTGCATACGGTGTGCTGTAGGTTCCGTAGCTCCAGTGCTCATTGTACCTTCCTCATTCATCGGCTTCCAGCCCTCAACCTCTTCCTTCGTCCTCTGTAGACACTCTGGACATCGACGCTCGAGGTCCGGGATCGGGGCCAATAGTTCTAGCTCAAGTGGTAGCTTCTTCACTGCGGCGATCAAGAGTGACGTAGGTCGTGCGAGTGATTCGAACGGCAGGCATAAGGCAATGAGGTTCGGGCATTGATAAGGAGGGCCTTGCCCGTGCGACTTCTTCGAAGTGGTCCAATTTTCGCTGCATCGGTTGGTGGTGTTCAGTTGCAGGAAGCGAGATCCGCAATCGAGAAGCTGCAACTTCGTCGTGTCTTGGCTGGCGGCCGTTCTTGCCCTGCGGCCCACCGGCCGGCCAAACTCTCGTTTCTTGAGCTTGAAGCCCTCCTTCATGATGTTTGACAAGGACCAGGCCGTCGGCATCCTTATCTATGCTGCGCGACGCGGCGTGAAGAGCGATGCGACCGCAAGTTTCGGCCAACGTGTTGCACGCCGCGTCCAACGACTACGGCAAAAGAACGCTGCTGAATCGGGACCCCACGGTCTTTTGCTGGCAGTCTGCATGGCAGCCACGAGGTCTAGAAGTATCGTGGCACGCCCGTCCAAAGCGGCCGGCGGCGCGCGTGCGCTGTCCAGCTCTTATAGCTCAAGCACATCCTGTCTCTACCGCTTCCTACTGTGTCGCAGTGTCTaacaagcagcagcatggcGGACGGTGTCATGGAATTGCGCTCAGCGCGTCCATACCCGTACAAGTTCCGGGCGGAGTCGACAGCACTGGTCATTATTGATATGCAACGAGACTTTGTCGACTTCAACGGCTTCGGACAGATCCAATGTGGCAACGATGATATTTTCAAGAAAGTCAGGAACATTGTACCCAGGACGCAAAAAGCATTAGAAGCAGCACGAAGCCTGGGATTGTATGTGGTGCACACTCGAGAAGGGCATACACCTGATCTTTCTGATCTTCCACCATCGAAGAAATTGCGCCAGGTATCTGCACCCTCCGGCCATCATACCATGGGAATAGGCGATCAAGGCCCAATGGGAAGACTTCTCGTGCGTGGTGAGTACGGCCACGATATTATAGACGAACTCAGACCAATTCCTGGCGAACCTGTCATCGACAAGCCTGGTAAAGGCTCCATGTGGGATACAAATCTGCACCGCACTCTCCTGGCTCGTGGCATTACGCATTTACTGTTCGCTGGCGTCACGACCGAGTGTTGCGTAAATACAACGGCGCGGGAGTGCGCCGATCGTGGCTTCGAGACGTGCATCTTATCCGACTGTACAGATGGCTTCGACGAAGGTTTCTACACCAGCACACTGGATATGTTGTGCAGCTACGATGGACTCTTCGGCTTTGTTGGCAGTTCCACTGAGCTGCTGAAATACGCTCCTGCGCTGACACAAACCCCTCCAACCACGCCTCCGGGTTTCTCAGGCGATGTCTCGATTGCTGGACTTCGCAAGCAATATACTAGCGGCCAACTCAGACCTCCAGACGTGGCCAAGGAAATAAGTGCTCGACTTCTTAGTTACAAAGACAAGGACTCAGCTGTGTGGATACAGGTGCAGGACCCGGCTGAGCTTCTCAAGGCTGCACAGGCTGTCGAGGATCGGTTCGCCGGTAGACCCCTTCCTGAGCTCTACGGCACATTTTTTGCAGTGAAGGATAATATCGATGTTGCGAACATCACAACAACAGCCGGCTGCGAAGCCTACGCTTACGTTCCAAAGGAAAATGCTGAAGTGGTGAAGGCCATGATCGATGCAGGAGCAATCTTCGTTGGCAAGAGCAATCTCGATCAACTGGCTACTGGCCTCTCTGGCTGTCGGTCGCCATATGGAACGCCGCATAGCGTCTTCAGCAGCCAGCATATCTCAGGTGGCTCCTCATCAGGGTCTGCCATTGCCGTTGGTGCTGGGCTTGTGTCGTTCGCCCTTGGAACAGACACAGCTGGCTCAGGGCGAGTGCCTGCCGCTTACAATGGTATCGTTGGGCACAAGCCCACAAAAGGGACACTGAGTGCCCGTGGTGTAGTGCCTGCTTGTAAGAGCCTCGACACCGTGACGGTCTTCGCTACTTCAGTCGAAGAAGCACGCAGAATCTGGCTGGTAGCAGATCAAGGCCCGGACGAGGCTGATCCTTATGCCAAGTCGCAGCAGTCACTCGCTTTGTGGCATGCAGATTTCCGTGGCGTCAAGACTGGTGGTTTCACCTTTGGCGTGCCTCCGTCTACCGCACTCCAACAATGTGACGAGTCCTCTCAAAAGCTGTTCGCCAAATCTGTCGCGAGACTGGAACGAGCAGGTGGAACGTCACGAGAGGTGGAATGGAAATCATTCGAAGGTGGGAGCAATATCTTGTACGAGGCGTCGCTGGTCCAAGAGCGAATAGCATGCATCGGCCCAGAGTTCATTGAAGAGAATATTGAGACATTGCACCCGACCACAAGAGAACTGCTCTCAGCAACGACAAACAGTACAATCAAGCCATGGGAAGTCTTCAGAGACCAGCACCTTCAAGCTCTGTACACTCGGGACGCTGCGAAGATATTCCAAGAAATTGATGTCCTGCTCGTACCCACAACTCCCTGCCACCCAACAATTGCTGAAATGGAGGAAGATCCTATTGGACTCAACGCAAAGCTGGGCTACTTCACACACCTCGCCAATGTACTTGACCTGTGTGGCATTGCCGTACCCGCTGGAACGTATCAGGACCAGAGTGGACTCACGCTGCCTTTTGGTGTGACTTTGTTGGGGGCTTCGGGCAAGGATGGGCGGATATTTGACATCGCGAGAGAATTTGAGCGCACCACGTAGCAATGTCCATCATTGAACTCGCATCTTTGCATGTAATCCAGCCAAATATATTTCCAACGTGATTCATAGTTGTTCGCTGTTACGGTGTATTCGATGTGATGAGAGCCTTGTCGCGCCAAGCCCATCTCGATCGCGCTTCACGCGAGGCGAGGCGAGACGCGTCTTCCGACCGAACCGAACTCTTCGGCTGCATCTGAACAACCATGGACTCGTCCAGTCCCAACAGAGAGCCAACTTCGGATGAGCTCGCCGAGATATACGCCTCGTCTACGAACTTGCATAGTTCTGAGACAGCACCGACCGAATTTGACGACGATCTCGAAGCACTGCAGCAAATCGAAGCGTCAGCCAAACGCGTCAAAGTCGCGAACCGCGAAGTGATCCACCACCGCACCTGGAAAACAAACGAGGTCTTCCACAGCGAACCGAAAGAACCACACACATCGAGTCCAATCCAGATAGCGAATATGACCTCTTCGCCGCCGCTCTCGCCCTCTCCGCAAAAGAGGAAGCGCAAGCTCGATCAGCTTGACTTTGGCAAAAGCAGCTTGGGGACGTCGCGTCCCGTCAAAGcgcaaaagtactactacGGCATCGATATACACCGCCTCCTAGCAGATGCAGAAGCTGAGGACAGCCTACCGAAGCCTGCGCCGGCAACAGCGCTCCCAACGCCTCCAGCAGAACAAGCAGCAccgaagggcaagaaaggATCTCTGCTGTGGACTGAAAAGTATCGGGCAAAGAAGTATGCGGATCTCATCGGTGACGAGAGGACGCATCGCAATGTCATGCATTGGCTCAAACGATGGGATCAAATCGTCTTTCCTGGCTCTGCTcgaccgaagccgaagaagaagtttggCGATGAGAATGACTTCGTGGAGCGTCCCCACCGCAAGGTCCTGCTGCTGACTGGGCCACCGGGCTTAGGAAAGACGACCATGGCACATGTATGTGCGAAGCAGGCAGGCTATGAGGTGCAGGAGATCAATGCCAGTGACGAGAGAAGCAGCAACGTTGTGAAAGGACGCATCAGAGATATGGTGGGCACCGAAAATGTCAAAAATgtggaggacaagaagactgcAGATGGAATGGCGAGAAAAGCTGCGAAGCCCGTTTGCGTGATTGTGGATGAGGTAGACGGAGTGGTGGGAGGCAGTGGAAGTGGTGGCGAAGGTGGATTTGTCAAGGCTCTGATTGATCTGATCATGCTGGACCAGAAGAACTCAAGCGCATTGGGGACAATGTCGCAAGCtcctgtgaagaagaagaggaaaggcGATCGGTTCCGCTTACTGAGGCCATTGATACTGGTGTGCAACGACGTCTACCATCCCTCCCTGCGACCATTACGACAAAGCAATCTGGCGGAAATAATCCATGTGCGGAAAGCGCCAGTACAGAGCGTTGCAACACGACTACAAACAGTCTTTGACAAAGAAGGGGTACCCTGTGACAGTGACGGTGTGCGAAGACTTTGCGAAGCAGCTTGGGGCGTGAGCAACCGGAAAGAAGACAAGAATGGGAATGGTGCTGGAGAAGGTGATATGCGAGGTATCATGGTGGTGGGCGAATGGGTCGCAGGCAAGCTGCGTGCTAGTGGAGACTGCAATGCACGTCTAACGCGGAGATGGGTTGAAGAAAACGTCCTTCAAGATCTGACGcacggtggcggcggtgctCGTGGAATGGGAAGAGGCGGCCCAAAAGACATTGTCGACCGTGTCTTCAAAGAAGGCGCGGGCTTCCCCCGACAGGCTGCTTTGGCTACTCCAGTCAATCACGCCGGCAGTGATGGTGTCAAAGGAGTGGCTGAGGGACTACGGAGAACAGCGACCGAACGACTTCGCGAATTGATCGATACCCATGGCGACAGTGACCGGATTATGACTGACTGTTTCTCGACCTATCCCGAACACCCTTTTCAGGACGACACCTACCTTTCGAAACCCGACGCTGCGTACGAATGGCTACATTTCCACGACCGCTTGAGCGGTGCGGTCTTCAGCAGCAACGAATGGGAACTTGCACCGTACCTCAGCACTCCCATTCTTGGCTTCCACCATCTGTTCGCCTCTGCCACCACACGACAATATTTCGAGAAAGATGCCAAgaaagatggcgacgatCCTGATGCTGAGCCGATGCACGCCTTCTCGGGGCCGCAAGCCTCGTGGGCTGCTCACGAAGCCACGAAGCAGAACGAAGCCCATCTCGATGCCCTACAATCTTCGCTCGCTCCACCTTTGAAGCGGCTGTTCAGCAGTCCAGCAGATATTGCAACAGACCTCCAGCCATACCTTCTTCGTATGCTCACGCCAAATGTCAACCCAATTGTTGTCGGGGGCAGCGGGAAGGACAAGAGCACTGCTTCCGTCCGCAAGGCATCAGAACAAACGCTGGTCCGCAGAGCTGTAAACGCCATGGGCGCCTCAGGAGTTCGGTTCGATCGTGTGCGATTAGACGACGGTGCAACTTTCGGCAACACACAATGGATCTACCGCATGGAGCCACCCCTCGACACTCTCTGCACCTTCGAAACAGGCGGCCGAGGCTTCGGCGATGCAGGCGCGAAGACAAGATACGCTGTACGCCAAGTCATCGAGCAAGAAtggaagaaagaggaagctCGTATCAACGAAGAAAACCGATTGGCACGCTTTGGTCTAACAAACGCTTCCTACGTTGATCAGACGACCGGccaagtgaagaagaagaccgtGGAAGATCTCGATGCCGAAGGAAAGAAAGTCGTGCGAGACTTTTTTGGTAGACCGGTCTTGGTGCCTGTTGGCGAATCTGAAGCGCAGAAGAATAAGAGGGAagggaagacgaggaagcatTTGGGGGCTTTTATTAAGTTTCAGGATGGATATTCGAATGCGGTGAGGAAGCCGATTACGCTGGCGGAGTTTATGAAGGATTTGTAGTTGGATAACTTGGTTTGATGACATTATGACATTCTTGTACGGCCTGTCTCTACCATCCTAAACCTGCGCTGTGGCGCGCAATGATGATTTTCACAGTGACTTGTTGCCGACAGCAGTATGGAGATCTGCCTAGCTTCTACAGACAGATTGCCTTTGACACGCTGCACAAGGCAGAGATACGAGTGCGAAGAATCGGAGACGATCGGTTAGAGAACACAGTATTACAGGTGTTGACCCGTTCCTACTCTGCCTCTACCGGCGGTGTGAGCCTCTATACCGTTCCGAGCCATTCCACATTCTCCCCACCCGACGTATATCTGTTCCCAATGTCTCTGCCCAAGCCACTGTCTTTATGCCCACTGATGTACACAAGACATGGTCGCTAGTATTATGTGGCCTCCGTCTCGTCGCCATGCAGCCTGAAGTCGAATGTTCCAGAGAGACTCATTCTCATTGGTCCGCGTATTCACGCGCACTGGATACGGCTTCCATATCATCTGCTCGGCTGTGCACGACGTAGACTCGTACAGCTGATCCATATCTTCTTTTACCGCAATGCGTTCGTGCCATTTTACATTCACTTCGCAAGTTCCATCTGCTGCGGCGCAGGCACATATTCGTACTCGATGTTCTGTTTCGGCCCCTTCGAACccttcttgcgcttctctGGTTTCGACGGGGGCGCCGAAGGTCGTTTCCGTTTGAGCGATTCGAGTTTCTTCTTGAGCGCTGCAgtgtcttcgtcttcgtcttcctcatccgCATCACTGTCTGCtgactcgtcctcgtcctcactaGCTCCagcttcctcgtctccaCTCTGACCGCCTAGCCAGTCGGTGAAATCTTCcatgtcgtcttcatcgtcggacTCTTCGAGGTCGCTCACGAATTCGACATCGcgatcttcgccttcgcgcTCGTACTCcagttcttcctcgtcctcctcttcgataCCTTCGTCAAGATCCTCATCGACAACGCCTTCCTGTGTTCGTTCAAGTCCACGCATGACCTTCCGCCACACCGACTCTTCCACATTCAGTGGTCGGTCCCCGTATGCTCCACTTCGCAGTCTCTCTACCAGCTCTCGCTCAATCGCTCTTTCAATCTTCGCAGCTGCCTCTGCTTTCCTCTCTCGTGTCTCTTCCCTCCTGCGCACCTTCGGCGCAAGCTTTGCAACAGTCGTCTCACCCAacctctcttcctccttcgccaATCGCTGCGCTCGTACACGAACTTGTGTAAGTCTCGTCAGACGCTGCTTACACTTGTGCACCAAGAACTTCGGCCAATAGATCAATCGCTCGTCAACTTGTTGCAGAGCTTTCGTGTAGTTGCCGCTCAATCGAATCTTTTCCCACCATTTCGACGGTAGATGTGCACGCTCGACAGTCTTCATGTAAAGATACAATCTCCCATTCGATGGATCGGCGCGTATTGTGGCATAGCGGGAGTTCGCGAGAGGACATGACTGGCGATTGCAGAGGCCAGTAACATTGTGTTCGTCGCGGCAGAAGGTCGATTTGGTGGATTTTTGGTTCTTGCCCGTGTTGCCAGGCAGGACGAGACGTTTTGAGCAAAAGTCGTGTCCGATGATGGACCAGACGAGTTCGTCGGAAGCCATTGTCGAGTTGTCAGACAATGTAGATTGGCGAAAAGTGGTCGGCTGGCGGATGTTCTGGAGGTCTTCGAAATTTTGGCAGTGCAAGGGTCTGCGAGGTCAGCAAAATCGGCACGAACGGCCCGAACTCCGCTGCTGGACAGGTCCGCTGCACTTCACTCCAGTTGCCTTTTGCTTACAGACTCACATTCGCGAGCGAGAGTCTCCTCTTAAGATATGTGTCCAGGAAGTCCGCCGATCTATTCGCGCGATGGCCTCGGGCGCATCGGATAGCCAGAGAATCCAAGCATTACTGACTTGGTTCGAATAGCAGGCTTCACGAACCACCTCCCGCAATCTCGCGTCGCGACAGCTCTGAGTGGGCAGAATACGCAGAAACATTTTCAAAAAGACACGACGCCCGCTTTCTTCCAACCATGTCGTGCATGGCGGGCTTCGATCTTGAGCGGCATACAGAAATTCTCGTTCGCCCCATCTAAGTACGAATTAATAATTGTACATTCTCACACGAGGCTGCAGGTGGGGAAGAGGCTATTGTAGCTCCAGATGCTGTTGCATCCAGTGCGGTTACAAGCATTCAAATCCTGGAGTCAGTCGCCTGAGCGTAGAATCGAATCGCGATATATTACGGTAGCAGTATACTTTCATCGCCCGCATATGCCTGCACTAACTCCGCGATTCGCGGCGTATAAGATCCACCTGCTGTGGAAGTAACGGCAGAAGGACTTTCTGTTCGTTCGGAAGAGTATGTGCGAAAGACTCAGTATCTCTGCTTTCTTGCTGACCTCGAAGCTGTTTCGGCTAGAAACAGATGAGGCAGGGCATATTCGGATTCTCGAGAAAAGACATCAGTCCCGCCCCTTGACTCTGTGCACACAACTTACTCAAAGCTACCGCGATCAAAGACTGCTAGCAAGGGCATTTCGACCTCTAATCCGAGACACTTGAGAACCGCGTCCTCGCAAGCGTCCTCTCAACT from Cercospora beticola chromosome 3, complete sequence includes the following:
- a CDS encoding uncharacterized protein (BUSCO:EOG09260N2T), which codes for MDSSSPNREPTSDELAEIYASSTNLHSSETAPTEFDDDLEALQQIEASAKRVKVANREVIHHRTWKTNEVFHSEPKEPHTSSPIQIANMTSSPPLSPSPQKRKRKLDQLDFGKSSLGTSRPVKAQKYYYGIDIHRLLADAEAEDSLPKPAPATALPTPPAEQAAPKGKKGSLLWTEKYRAKKYADLIGDERTHRNVMHWLKRWDQIVFPGSARPKPKKKFGDENDFVERPHRKVLLLTGPPGLGKTTMAHVCAKQAGYEVQEINASDERSSNVVKGRIRDMVGTENVKNVEDKKTADGMARKAAKPVCVIVDEVDGVVGGSGSGGEGGFVKALIDLIMLDQKNSSALGTMSQAPVKKKRKGDRFRLLRPLILVCNDVYHPSLRPLRQSNLAEIIHVRKAPVQSVATRLQTVFDKEGVPCDSDGVRRLCEAAWGVSNRKEDKNGNGAGEGDMRGIMVVGEWVAGKLRASGDCNARLTRRWVEENVLQDLTHGGGGARGMGRGGPKDIVDRVFKEGAGFPRQAALATPVNHAGSDGVKGVAEGLRRTATERLRELIDTHGDSDRIMTDCFSTYPEHPFQDDTYLSKPDAAYEWLHFHDRLSGAVFSSNEWELAPYLSTPILGFHHLFASATTRQYFEKDAKKDGDDPDAEPMHAFSGPQASWAAHEATKQNEAHLDALQSSLAPPLKRLFSSPADIATDLQPYLLRMLTPNVNPIVVGGSGKDKSTASVRKASEQTLVRRAVNAMGASGVRFDRVRLDDGATFGNTQWIYRMEPPLDTLCTFETGGRGFGDAGAKTRYAVRQVIEQEWKKEEARINEENRLARFGLTNASYVDQTTGQVKKKTVEDLDAEGKKVVRDFFGRPVLVPVGESEAQKNKREGKTRKHLGAFIKFQDGYSNAVRKPITLAEFMKDL
- a CDS encoding uncharacterized protein (BUSCO:EOG09264L3W) codes for the protein MASDELVWSIIGHDFCSKRLVLPGNTGKNQKSTKSTFCRDEHNVTGLCNRQSCPLANSRYATIRADPSNGRLYLYMKTVERAHLPSKWWEKIRLSGNYTKALQQVDERLIYWPKFLVHKCKQRLTRLTQVRVRAQRLAKEEERLGETTVAKLAPKVRRREETRERKAEAAAKIERAIERELVERLRSGAYGDRPLNVEESVWRKVMRGLERTQEGVVDEDLDEGIEEEDEEELEYEREGEDRDVEFVSDLEESDDEDDMEDFTDWLGGQSGDEEAGASEDEDESADSDADEEDEDEDTAALKKKLESLKRKRPSAPPSKPEKRKKGSKGPKQNIEYEYVPAPQQMELAK